Within Phoenix dactylifera cultivar Barhee BC4 unplaced genomic scaffold, palm_55x_up_171113_PBpolish2nd_filt_p 000512F, whole genome shotgun sequence, the genomic segment GTATCAATTTGCAACAAATATTGCCTTTCAGCTTCTTGTTCCATGGTTGTAATTAGAGGAGTGAAGGTGATGATGCCTTCAACCTAGGTGAAAAGTCCTGGAATTTATATGGTCGTGACAACCACATCTTTGTTGCCACTTTAATTTCTGCTGGGCATGATCTTCCCTCATACTCAAACTTCTTCTACGCCCTACAAAATTCTATAATGCTAGACCCCAGTCTTTAGCCTATTTTTTTGATCCAACTTTTGCTTCATACTTCTGACCTTCATAATTTTACTACAAGCAGAATCAAAGGCCTGCAAAACCTATTCATTCCCTGTTCCTATCTTGCTTCATTTTGGTGCCAGCAATCTAAAATCCTTTCATGCATCCAAATGGACTCAAAAATAAAGCGCCAGACAAAAGCAGGATTTTAgtttcttgaatgcactaaaaagattaattttctttaattttataaCTGTGATACGACCCAAATATAAAATGGATTTGACCTCAAGATGATAATGATATTGTTCAAACAACAAGCACATAATTTGAAATTCCAAGACAAAAGCACATATGGGAAAGTAAAGGTTAAAGGAAAgtacatattcaatcattaataagAAACAATTTCCATATAATGCTTAATGAAATATTCCAACCAAAGAAATATAAGGGGCATTTGATTCATATAGCTAGATTTCAAAGTTTAGTTGCTGCAAgagtaataattaatttaagccTAACTATTAGAAGGGGATCCAATGCCAAAAACAAACAAATTTCAGGAGCAACAATGCAGCATCAGCAtgcaaagaaaaattgatgccAAGAGTTCCTTTCCAGAGGCCTAGGTTCTTGAACAATCTTATTGCAGTTACAACCATTCACATACAACTGACAGGAGACAAACATGCAAGGTAACAGCTACACTTGACAAAATGTTCCCTGGAGAAGAAATAAAGGACAATACATTGGACAGACATGATATGATAATGCATGACACTACAAATTTAGCTTGTTTCCAAAACAAATGTGCAGATTCAATTTGAGTTTAAATAATATCAATTTGATCTAATGTTTCCCTGAAATGCAATCCTTCCAATTGCAGCTGTTGCAACGATTAAAGAATGTGCAAAGGATTATCTTGTTTTGTAATACTCTCAGAGTGGTACTCAAGGCCAATACAAAGGTCAGTCATATTTTAAAGGAATACATTGCAATATTATATCTTAGCAATAAATGATATCATTTAAAAAAAGATGATTTATTATGTAGGATACCTCTCTACAGCAAGCCAAAGAAGGAGAAATATTAACTGCATATTTCAGTTAATGATTCTAGGAAGACTTGCCATCCAGGCAACTCAAATTTTTCTAATTCTTGCAGCCTAGCTGTGCTCATAAAAAGAATCCTTTAGTATGTTTAAGGATATCTATCAGTTCAAAGTTTTGAAGCTTCCACTGAACGGTTTTGTACACCTGTTTGTATGTGTCAATATAGCACTCAATGAGGATACTTTCTGAAAAACCATCTCCAAGGGAAAAAGAGTTTATGAGGGACAACTGAATTTTCTTTCCATTTAGCATAAAATGATAACCACTTGATGCTGAATAACAGCCTGCAGAGTATGTACAAGCAAACCATTCAGGACTGGGGTTAACTCAACCCAAATTCTTCCAGAACCTCGCTTCAATTAGCAGAACAAGCAAAAGATAGTtcgatatatatttatataccaaACTACTATTTTCTATGAATAACATCCATAGAGGGGCTATTTGGTATATACTTATATACCAACCCCGGCAGGCTGTACAGGGTCTATTTTACTGAACTGATACAGTGCCAGTGCAGTACAGGGGCCTGGTACACCCCTGTACTACTGACACATGGTACACATGCCTGTGCCAACTCTAGTAGTGTACCATGTGTCAGTACAGGGGCGTATTGTACCATACAAGTATGGTACCATTACAAGAGACTTAAAACATTGATCCATAATAAGCATCTCTACTAATTTAAATATTCTTACTAAAACTTATCACCCTACGTGTAAAGCTTAAACACAGGAGTCACAGTAACCTGAAAGTGTAAAGTGTAGAACATCAAATAACTAACTTTATACCACATTTAAAGCATTATCAACTCTAATCTTGTCTAATGAGTCATTTCCATGCAAAGCctaaaatcatatttcatgtCACTTTGTCAAGTATGTCCAAaaacaattttattattttatatcctaACTATTTTAAAGCACAGCTTCTCATAGAATGACAATTTGATTGTGACCACTCAAAGGCTATTATCCCTCACAAAAGCGCAAAAtaagagagagataaaaaaacagaaaggaaaagaggctgtaaaatttcttgcacataaaataATCATCTTAGACAAATATTTATACTTTATCATCTAGTAGTTCATTCTTAGCTTCCTATACTAAATAAATCACTATTAATTTTGCCACTGATTCAACCTTATTTTCTCACCTTTGTAATGCTCTTCATGCTAGCAGTTTTTAATATTTAGTGTCTACCGATAGGATCTATATATACCTGGCAACTGCTATTTTATTTTGTTGCCTCTTAGACAAACCCAATGTGAAATAACTAGATTTAACTCCAAATGCAATTTTGAACTGCACAAAGGGCACCAGATGTatgaatatttatgataaatttaCCTTTAACCTACATAATTATATATCAATAAGTTAATGGCTTAAAGTTAACCAATATTGTCAGCACACTGTCAAGGGATTCATATCCATCCACAAGtcaaaaagaattatttttccTAAACCTTTGGAGAAGAAGATAATATTTAGAATCCCAGTTGAGCCTGCAGTTTTTCTAACCACAAGTATAAAAGTTAAGTGCACTATAAAGCAGATCCAGTTTTGGCACATTACCCATATCAACAACCGCTCAACACAATATTTGATGGTCTCgtttcatttttttcatttttcatgtGTTAGTACTCCTGCATGTGAATTATTCTTTTCCAAGAGAACATGGATGTGTGcaatagatttcataatctataatACTCCGAATTCTGAAAATCAGTTAGAACTGGCTTTGGTCATCCACATGGAATTGTCAAAAATATCCCTCCCCTTATTGATCAATCGATTTTACATCAAATTAAGTCATCAACTGAGTCATTAATATAATGTTTCTACGTTTACACCTTCTACCATTCTCACCAAATACATGGTAGCGCAGATAAAAAAAGGGATTCTATACAATAATTTCTAGCCATACATCAAATCTAAGCTTAAATCTGCAAGCGTTCTTATATTGTTAATTTACAACAGTCCTTTATCAAATTTTATCATCAACGAATTACTTTAATGGCCTAAGAACCAATATTACCTATAATAACCTTCCTTATAAGGCAGCCTTTCCTAGGTGAACTTCCACATCGAGTTGCGAACCAAGTCTTGTCCGAACCAATGTTCGACTAGAACCCTTTACCTTTAATATTGACAATAATACTCTGCCTCAACTTTAATGTTCGTCCTTGGATGCcttcagccttccttcaattACATTATAAACTATACACCTTCCCATAGCATATAACTTAATTACCCAATCATTAATATCAAGAAAATCAAGACATAAACATCCCTTTTTCTGTTTCCATTGGGCGGTTAGATCATAATTCCATTTAAGGAGGATAAAATTGATAAAAAGTTCCTCTGTATGTAAACCTAGATGAGCATCTTCATGGTAGCAATATGAATAGGTGCAAACTGGGAAAGCCTTGAACGGATAGTCTTATGTTGAATAGTGGGGCTGGTTAGACATCTTGTGCAGGAGGTAGCCATGGTCATGTGCAGCAATAAAGGCCAGCTTGACAGGTGGGAAGGACCTCCTTACTTCACTTGCCCGCAATCAaatctctcttcctttctcttcccaTTTTCAAGTGAGGAATGTTGATAAAGAAATATCTGTCCAAGAGCATTTTTGAGAGTTTGGTTAATCACTCATATCATCCTTGTCATGATTCAGGCCTGGCTACTTCACTGGAAGACTCTATTTAAATAACAACTTCTACTGCTAGTCTGCTACAAGGTGAGCTATTACAAATCCAACCAGCATGAAGCTATTCCTGAAGAAGCCCGCATTTGATTTTTCTAAACAATATGATTCATTATATTGTTCTTTTTACTATACTTTTTTTTACTACACTGCCTTGCCTATCCTATTATTTCTATGTTCCATTTATTAAAAGTTTATGTAGCATTttccttatttgcattttacttTTCTAACTACCCTTGGGATAGCATTACTCGATAAATCTCTGTGTCTATATTACTCACATCTTATTAGTGGATGCATAGACTCATATCAAATCTTCTCTCATGGGTGATAAAGCACTTTGTAGTAGCAAGAGGCCCTATGACATAGGGATGCACAGGCACAACCAAATCTATTAACTATTCTCACTTTGTTGTTTTGGGTTACTTGCAGGAGCTCAAGAAAGCAAAAACAATAatacttttgttttattttattcccAAATATCATTGGTATTATGAACGGTTAAGGCCAAAGGGATGGTAAGCATCCAAAATACAATTAGACCATTTATGTATCTTTGTCGGCTTTTTTCTGATTTCCTTTTTTCACCAAATAATGGAAAGCTAGCAGGTCCTCAAATAGACAGTTATACTGAAGCTACTATTGGGTTAATTTTATAAGTTCTACATAAAAAGTTAAGCATAAATTCGGATTAATATATTTGTAATAAATGCAATAGAGTAATGAGCAAAACTTGGTCAATGTTTACATTGTTAAAACTTATATTAGTTTTACTTATTAAGAAACTTGTATTGGTTTTTAATATTAAACTTTTATAATACAATTTATATTGTATTAATAAGTTATTAAACAATATAAAGGCTTCTAGCAATCATTTATTATTAGATTTGCAAGTGGACTGGGCGTATCTAGATTTGATCCATATGCAATCAAAATTGCATGACACCCAGACCTAGAATTTAGATAGGTCAATGGGTCCCAAAGTGAAATTTCAACCTTAATTGAGTTGGATTTGTGTCTGATCGGATTAAACCACACACAACGGAATGCAGCTTCATTCAACACAAGTTACTTAGTAAACATGGGTCAAGCTACATAACTTACACCCAACCCAAAAGCATACTCTGCTAGACCCAACTGAATGGGTATGATCTGGATCTAAATAGCAAAAACCGAACCCAACATTGATCAGATCAATCTCGAAAGAAAATTATTCAATAAACACAGGTTTATCAACTTACAGCCTTCAACCCTAGTATTAGATGGTGGTGGTGAACAGGATCAGCATATACGAAGACATGATTGAGAACGGCTTAGTGGTGCTCCTCCTTGGTTTCTTGGAACTTTGGTGCTTGTGGTACCATTAGATCCTTGACCTTCTTGTCCATCGTTACCAAGCCACCATTGCCAACACCTAAGACTTTAAAAGACAATAGCCTTCTCCTGCCTCTTTTTACCTACATTATGTTCCAATTCATTGGCAACTTCATTGCCCTCATCTGCACCCTTGCCAAGACTACGTGAACTAGCCTTGTTAAACTCGAGCTCAGCTTCTGATGCCCTTGTATGTTTCAAATGTTAATTTCTTGTTTTAGAAAGGAGCTTTGATGGGGGCAAAATTGGAAGCAGTCAACTTAGTACCATGCGGCCATATGTGTGGCTTGATTAGTACCGGGTGCTGCATACATGACCCACTTGGCATTATGGAGCCAAATATCTACCCCACTCTTATGTGGCCTGAGTGGATGAAGCATGTTCAAACTGATGGTCAGGTTGAATGTGGGTTTCGATTATATTACAACTATCACTATCAGCATTAGGTACTAAATGATAAGCACCAATTGTTAGTTGTTGCTGTTATTAATATTGATAGAAAAACATTACTGTCATTATTGTTGTTTTTATGgtacttaaattattttatctatgtttatatatttaaaagatACTAACTGCATATGCACCCGCATATCCAGCCCGCATACTGCAAATGCATTATGCAGTCCCTTGACTTCCCGAATATCATGGTTGCTTTTAAAAAGAGCACTATACTAAAACTTATTTAAGAGGTTGAAAGGGAAAATATATTCTCATTGATGGTTGGTGAAGTAGAGGAATGACCAGACTATCTCCAAAGGGTGTTAATCAGCTGGTGTTATAGAGGTAAGCATTATGGATCTGAATTAATTAATGCAGTCTGCTTTTTGGTTGTAACTTTGCATCCTAGATTTGCAGTACATTGGCCCTTTCCATTTACAAGAGAATTATGATCAACTGGCACCTTAGAGCACTAAGTCACCATCCAGTGGTCAATGTAGCATGAGAGACAAATCTAATAAAGAGCCTTCATGGtttaatcatctttcaaatacaATGGAAGTTTGAACCAAAACATATAGTAATTGTAATTTTGTTTAGGGAAATAGCAATACTATGAGATATTTTCTTTTCGTTACAGGTCATTTGTTTATATAGAGTGTTGCTTGATGGATATAGAATCAATTTGGAAAAAAGttggagaaaaaaaatccaagtaATTTCTTTTAGCCTTTTCTGCTTGAATCTTTATACACTTTTCAGTTGCCTTTAGAGAGGTACGATTAAATGCATGTTTTGGCCAATTACACTACAAATATTTGTAGCTCACTTCATGGGACATGTGTCATACACCCTGCATGTATGTGCATTTAACTGCAATATGAGTGTAATTCATATTCCTATATCATCAATATAGGCCTGCATAAAACTTCTATAgggaaaataatttttcataaatcaaATATCTCAAGAAAGAATGATTTAGATTGTGAACCCTCATTTCTTTGATCATTCTCCAGAATCACTTACAGAAGGTTCTGGATGTGTTATGCATAATCGACTGCTACAAGTTTGTGTTATTCTTGATTAGTGACCTAGATCCGTGATGATAAACAAAATCAGACAAAAATGTCAAATTTAATATTGGATCACGATTTCAAGGAACTCCTAATTTATGCAATGAGGTGATATGAATTAAAGAAACGTTAATGTGACAAGGGAGAAAAGAAGTTAATTATTCGAGATGGATTGGAAACTATGAACTAGAGAGCTTCAAGGGTAATGtcctataatattttatatatattacaCTACGTCCCTATGTAAATGTTCTTGTTTCCTAATAGATTattttattatctttttctAGGCATATTTTAAAAAGAGATAGACTTGAGAAAGAATTTATCAAATGAGATAGTGTCTTATAAAGTCCCCTCATGCATACACACAAGAATGATTTAGGAGCAATCACCTCACTCCGGAAGCTAGTTTCTTACACAGAAGGGATATTAGTGGTTTATTGGTCCTTTTTAATTGGCAAATTCTCTTTAGCTCATTAAAAGCTTGTGATCAAACAAGTACTCTCAGTATCAATCTTAACAAGCAATGGAGCTTGAAGtttgaaaacaaaaaactcATTGTATATATTATGGCTTTTTGTTTAAGGATTTGATATGTTCCTTTAATTGTAAAATATTCCACACTGCTTAATTACGTTAGAGCTGAAGGAAATATGTACAAGGGATTTTGAAGCTCTAAAGATATTGGTTTCCACATTTTGAACTATTGCCAGTAAATTACACTAAACACACCAAAAACTATGAGGTTTTCCACATGCATCACATGTGCAAATTACTATTCAAAATAAAAGTGATATCATGTAGAAGAAAATACAACCTGACACTAGACAGATTTTGTAGTGTAGGCCATAGGGGAGGAACTATAAACCCTAAACTTTTAATGGAACAAAGAATAACAACAACATCGCTCTagcaaacacacaaggtatTGAGACCATGTTCAACCTGTCAACATACCTGacatatgttcttcaagccaattGTAAAGAATAGGCAAAAAATCGACACTAAACAATTTGTGCACTTGAATCTAACTGATATTTTCAATTCAAAATGGCCATTACCTGTGGCATAGCTTACAAAGGCTCGGGTGTTATGTCATAACAGAAACACTAAAAAGTAATGTACATACATGTTTGATAAGGATGCTACCCTACTTTCATAAGGAAGTATTCTAGCTGTGCATATCAACAGCTTTGCAGCTACTGTATCTAGGCTTCCCAAGAACAGTCCACCCTTCTTTCATCAAATTATATTATACAAATTACTTGAGGGAAAGAAAAAATGTGAATGCATATTGCTATACCTCTAAGCTCATGACTATTTtaaccaaggttttaaatacccTTATCAAACTCTACCATTTTCATCGAAATGGTACGGTATCAGTATGGTACTGGTACCAGCAgtatgtaaaaaaaaagaaaatatcaaaATGAATGAAGAACTGTCAATATCAGCTGGCACAGTTGGTACTGTACTGTCGGTTCACATCGATACGGCCGATACATACTGATACGGGTGGTTCTAGCACCCCAAAAACCATACTTGTGTTGCTTCTGCATCAAAACAGCATGGTACAACAGTACCGTACTGTTCTGTGTGGTTTTTGAATCCATGATTTCAACAAGATGCTCGCAAATTTCATAAGCATGCTTCTAAAAGTAAAGACTCCATTAATATCTATAAAAGATAAAGGCTCAATAGGAGAATGAAACAATGTAGAAACCTGTATACTATAACAAATGAGCACGAGACAACTGGATATTAACTCGAAAACAGAACAAATGGAACATATGTAAAGAGATTATGAAAGAAAGATTTTGTGCTGCATGGGAAGACATTTCAATAAATTAGCAATCAGCACAATTATCTTAGTAAGAAATCTCAAACATTTCCTTAGTAAGGCCCAGCTTAGACTTAAAGAATAAGTGATGCTGACAGTTAAAACAGTGAGATATATTTTATAACTAATGCATAAAATTGGCTATACCTTGGATAAACAGAAGCAGCATTCTGCAAACTGTGGACTCAGTAGCACCACTCTTAATCTTTTCAATGAGATCTCCACACTTCCAGTACAACTTCTTCCCTCTGGGGTCCTCGCTCAAACGAAAAATCTTGCCAACAAAGTCAAGTTCTCTCATCAGGGCCTCCCGGTCCCATCCAGGAGCACAGTGTTGAAACACATCCTTAACCCACCCTAACAACTCTGATGCCCTATTACAAGCTTGGCACCTGAAAAGCATTTCAGCAACACTTGCTCCACTTTTAACGGATTGTCCTGTTCCAATTTGGCCGGCACGGATAGCACAATCTGTATGTGTCCAATGGGAGCACATGTCACACCCAATCCAGCGGCATGAGTTGACCTCGAAATCAAATTTATTGCAGATCACACACATGCAAAGGTTACAGAAACCATTCCTATTAGTGCATATCTCGCAGCTACATTCATCTGCAGGTAGAGCATTTTGACAGGCAATGTTCCTACACCTCTTGTACAAGAAAATCTCAACAAGGCGACTCTGTGGGATGCTGACACTCGGATGCAGAAAGGCCTGAATTCCTGTTTTAATTGCAACAAGAATCTCCAATTGCACTCTGTGAGCCCTGGCAAGGGTTTTAGCTGACAAGTCAACTCTCCCTTGGACAAGCTTTTGCAGATGCAAAAATTCTTCTATATTCTGAGATCCCCCCGTGCCCTCAAGGATCAACCGGAGCTCACTCTTGGTCTCTTCAAGAAGTTCATCTGGCATAACCATCATTTTGTCAGATATCACCTCCACTCTTTCTCGAGCAATTTCACGGAGTGATAACTTATCCGCTCTGGAAACCCTGTGAATGACCTGTGTTTCAAGACAATCATTTTCTTCCTTGTCTACTTTCTTCACCACCATGGCATTGGAACGATTGGTCTCGATGGGCCAGGTCTCGCGTGAGCTAGCACTCTCAGTGGCAGAGTCATTCCCTTGGTCAGAATTCGATCCAGGTTCCTGCACATCGGGGGACCCACCAGCATCCGAAGAAGCCAGTGATAAGGAGGTCTGCAGCCCTGCGGGCCTTGGGTGCTGGCGCGGAGGTCGCATTGCTGAGGGTGGTTGCTGGTGGAAATTTGCACCTGAAGAGGTACCCATATGAATGACCCTAACCTGTAACGAAGAATGATTTTAAACTCACCTCAACTACAGCACCTAAAATTCTAAACTTCACCTTTAATTAACTCAATCCAAAATCGCTAAACTACAGGCAGAACCCAAACAACTGAAAATAAACTATCACAATCATAAATTTTTCCAACATACAGAGCCAAAACCCAATCTTGCTGCAGAAATTAatcaaaatcctaatttagaagaCAAATGAAAAACACAAATAAGAgctcaaaatcaaaaatttgtcCAACGCATAGCACCAGAACCCAATCTTGCTGCAGAAACGAATCAAAAATCCTAATCTCCGAGACCAATGCGCAAGTCAGCGACGACCTCAATCAATTACTCAGAACTAAAATATCCAACATTAATCACAGAGCTTAATCCATCTAAATGATTCACCTcagaaacaaaacaaaatatAGAGGACGTAGAAAGAAAATGACAGCCCTCAAAACCCTAGAAGTCCAGCAAAT encodes:
- the LOC103696271 gene encoding OBERON-like protein isoform X1; this encodes MGTSSGANFHQQPPSAMRPPRQHPRPAGLQTSLSLASSDAGGSPDVQEPGSNSDQGNDSATESASSRETWPIETNRSNAMVVKKVDKEENDCLETQVIHRVSRADKLSLREIARERVEVISDKMMVMPDELLEETKSELRLILEGTGGSQNIEEFLHLQKLVQGRVDLSAKTLARAHRVQLEILVAIKTGIQAFLHPSVSIPQSRLVEIFLYKRCRNIACQNALPADECSCEICTNRNGFCNLCMCVICNKFDFEVNSCRWIGCDMCSHWTHTDCAIRAGQIGTGQSVKSGASVAEMLFRCQACNRASELLGWVKDVFQHCAPGWDREALMRELDFVGKIFRLSEDPRGKKLYWKCGDLIEKIKSGATESTVCRMLLLFIQELEIDVTKNSETEEAGHLISPQEACNRIAEVVQEAVRKMEMVAEEKMCMLKRARLALEACDRELEEKAREVTELKMDRQRKKQQVEELESIVRLKQAEAEMFQLKANEARQEAERLQSIALAKSEKAEQDYASLYLKRRLDEAEAEKQYLFEKIKLQESQRAPQGSSSGGGDPSQMMFCKIQDLLKNVYSMSGKSVGQQSK
- the LOC103696271 gene encoding OBERON-like protein isoform X2 — its product is MRPPRQHPRPAGLQTSLSLASSDAGGSPDVQEPGSNSDQGNDSATESASSRETWPIETNRSNAMVVKKVDKEENDCLETQVIHRVSRADKLSLREIARERVEVISDKMMVMPDELLEETKSELRLILEGTGGSQNIEEFLHLQKLVQGRVDLSAKTLARAHRVQLEILVAIKTGIQAFLHPSVSIPQSRLVEIFLYKRCRNIACQNALPADECSCEICTNRNGFCNLCMCVICNKFDFEVNSCRWIGCDMCSHWTHTDCAIRAGQIGTGQSVKSGASVAEMLFRCQACNRASELLGWVKDVFQHCAPGWDREALMRELDFVGKIFRLSEDPRGKKLYWKCGDLIEKIKSGATESTVCRMLLLFIQELEIDVTKNSETEEAGHLISPQEACNRIAEVVQEAVRKMEMVAEEKMCMLKRARLALEACDRELEEKAREVTELKMDRQRKKQQVEELESIVRLKQAEAEMFQLKANEARQEAERLQSIALAKSEKAEQDYASLYLKRRLDEAEAEKQYLFEKIKLQESQRAPQGSSSGGGDPSQMMFCKIQDLLKNVYSMSGKSVGQQSK